The Corynebacterium vitaeruminis DSM 20294 genome window below encodes:
- a CDS encoding alanine/glycine:cation symporter family protein — MTSFENFITEVINNNLWKVIPYLLILAGVYFAIRTIVVQIRMIPEMFRAVSERNEVVDPDTDEPGISAFKAFTISAASRVGTGNVAGVAVAITLGGPGAVFWMWMIALLGGATSFVESTLAQLWKEKEPDGTYRGGPAYYMTKGLKAPGLAVVFGIAITLTYGFVYNAIQANSIAESVGTSFDTDSIVFKAGVGIILAVITGSIIFGGVQRIANFTQVIVPVMALLYIGIGIIVLALNVEKIPGMFALIFEQAVGIREVAGATVGAAFMNGMRRGLFSNEAGQGSAPNAAATATVSHPVKQGLVQTLGVYFDTLLVCSITAFIILLGAPEYGKEVQGASLTQQALAGEVGHWGIHFITLILFFLAFSSVIGNYYLAQANIEYFTQSKTVMTIFRVIVMACVFGGAIGSVPLVWALGDTFAAIMVIINLIAIVPLGGVAVKLLKNFSIQKAQGYDPVFHRDMLPEVKNITCWDGSDPVTHRGGHVITAVEE; from the coding sequence ATGACAAGCTTCGAGAACTTTATAACAGAGGTGATCAACAACAACCTCTGGAAAGTGATTCCCTACCTGCTCATCCTCGCAGGTGTGTACTTCGCCATCCGCACGATCGTGGTGCAGATCCGCATGATCCCGGAGATGTTCAGGGCGGTGTCCGAACGCAACGAGGTCGTCGATCCGGACACGGACGAGCCGGGAATCTCCGCGTTCAAGGCGTTCACCATCTCCGCTGCCTCGCGCGTGGGCACCGGCAACGTCGCCGGCGTGGCTGTGGCGATCACCTTGGGTGGCCCGGGTGCCGTGTTCTGGATGTGGATGATCGCGCTCCTAGGCGGCGCGACCTCCTTCGTCGAGTCGACGCTCGCGCAGCTGTGGAAGGAGAAGGAACCCGACGGAACCTACCGCGGCGGCCCGGCCTACTACATGACCAAGGGGCTCAAGGCGCCGGGGCTGGCCGTGGTGTTCGGCATCGCGATCACGCTGACCTACGGTTTCGTGTACAACGCCATCCAGGCGAACTCCATCGCGGAGTCAGTGGGCACGTCCTTTGACACCGACTCCATCGTGTTCAAGGCGGGCGTGGGAATCATCCTCGCGGTCATTACGGGATCGATCATCTTCGGCGGAGTGCAGCGCATCGCCAACTTCACGCAGGTCATCGTGCCGGTCATGGCGCTGCTGTACATCGGCATCGGCATCATCGTGCTCGCGCTTAACGTGGAGAAGATCCCCGGCATGTTCGCGCTCATCTTCGAGCAGGCGGTGGGCATCCGCGAGGTGGCCGGCGCCACCGTGGGCGCGGCCTTCATGAACGGCATGCGCCGCGGCCTGTTCTCCAACGAGGCTGGTCAGGGCTCCGCGCCGAACGCGGCGGCCACCGCCACGGTGTCGCACCCGGTCAAGCAGGGCCTGGTCCAGACGCTCGGCGTATATTTCGATACCCTCTTAGTTTGCTCGATTACCGCTTTCATTATCCTGCTCGGGGCGCCCGAGTACGGCAAGGAGGTCCAGGGCGCGTCGCTGACCCAGCAGGCGCTCGCTGGCGAGGTGGGCCACTGGGGCATCCACTTCATCACGCTCATCCTGTTCTTCCTGGCGTTCTCCTCGGTCATCGGCAACTACTACCTTGCCCAGGCCAACATCGAGTACTTCACGCAGTCCAAGACGGTGATGACGATCTTCCGCGTCATCGTCATGGCCTGCGTGTTCGGTGGTGCAATCGGCTCGGTTCCGCTCGTGTGGGCGCTCGGCGACACGTTCGCCGCGATCATGGTCATCATCAACCTCATCGCCATCGTCCCGCTCGGCGGGGTGGCGGTGAAGCTGCTGAAGAACTTCTCTATCCAGAAGGCGCAGGGCTACGACCCGGTCTTCCACCGCGACATGCTCCCGGAGGTCAAGAACATCACCTGTTGGGACGGCTCCGACCCGGTCACGCACCGCGGCGGCCACGTCATCACGGCGGTCGAGGAGTAG
- a CDS encoding YceD family protein encodes MSQETSPFVFDVGALLRSGIPEVKTQEGPSPVRIGPAMIAIPESAPVTVHATLTSLGDAVMVDAQVTATLEGECVRCLKRLNPATEISVNAVFAASEDFITGDEAGEDEDELPMVVDDHIDLLQTVIDEAGLTLPFNPTCEGGCEGDGDVPEPDGVSGEEERTDPRWAGLEKFL; translated from the coding sequence TTGTCTCAAGAAACTTCGCCGTTCGTCTTCGACGTCGGCGCGCTCCTGCGTAGCGGAATCCCGGAGGTCAAGACCCAGGAGGGGCCCAGCCCCGTGCGGATCGGCCCGGCCATGATCGCCATCCCCGAGTCCGCGCCCGTGACCGTCCACGCAACCCTGACCTCGCTCGGCGACGCCGTTATGGTCGACGCCCAGGTCACCGCCACCCTCGAGGGCGAGTGCGTGCGCTGCCTCAAGCGTCTCAACCCCGCGACGGAGATCAGCGTCAACGCCGTCTTCGCCGCCAGCGAGGACTTCATTACCGGCGACGAGGCGGGCGAGGACGAGGATGAGCTGCCCATGGTCGTCGACGACCACATCGACCTGCTGCAGACCGTCATCGACGAGGCGGGCCTGACCCTGCCGTTCAACCCGACCTGCGAGGGCGGCTGCGAGGGCGACGGCGACGTGCCGGAGCCCGACGGTGTCTCCGGCGAGGAAGAGCGAACTGACCCCCGCTGGGCCGGACTGGAGAAGTTTCTATGA
- a CDS encoding acylphosphatase: protein MDNERLTAWVHGWVQGVGFRWWVYSQAMELGLSGSATNLSDGRVCVVAEGDYHTLRELLRRLSAPQKEVPRRPGTVDSVVERWSDVKGESGFRMR from the coding sequence ATGGATAACGAACGGCTGACGGCCTGGGTGCACGGATGGGTGCAGGGCGTGGGCTTTCGCTGGTGGGTGTACAGCCAGGCGATGGAGCTAGGGCTTTCGGGCTCGGCGACGAACCTCTCCGACGGGCGCGTGTGCGTGGTGGCCGAGGGGGACTACCACACGCTCCGCGAGCTGCTGCGCAGGCTGAGCGCGCCGCAAAAAGAGGTGCCGAGGCGCCCGGGAACCGTGGACTCGGTCGTGGAGCGCTGGTCCGATGTGAAGGGCGAATCCGGTTTCCGGATGCGCTAG
- the mutM gene encoding bifunctional DNA-formamidopyrimidine glycosylase/DNA-(apurinic or apyrimidinic site) lyase: protein MPELPEVEVVRRGLEGHVCGARFSTVEVFNPRAIRNFEGGPDQLAGFLSGHEIHEIRRRGKFLWLVLDDGAAMVVHLGMSGQMLIKDAEDIASRYDEPLSPEGAGLDDKNLRHLRIRARLDDGQELWFVDQRTFGFWQPSDLVETFDGVVPEALEHIAPDLLDRNLDIAALARKMKRRRTEIKKLLLDQQVVSGIGNIYADEMLWKAQVHPRQKANRMAIPALQSLLLGGIEVMTAALAKGGTSFDELYVNVNGQSGYFDVELNAYGQQGLPCPRCGTPIVREQFTNRSSHLCPNCQRLH, encoded by the coding sequence ATGCCGGAGCTGCCAGAGGTTGAGGTTGTTCGCCGTGGCCTGGAAGGCCACGTGTGCGGCGCGCGCTTTTCCACCGTCGAGGTGTTCAACCCGCGGGCGATCCGCAACTTCGAGGGCGGCCCCGACCAGCTGGCAGGCTTCCTTTCCGGCCACGAGATCCACGAGATCAGGCGCCGCGGCAAGTTCCTGTGGCTGGTCCTCGACGACGGCGCCGCCATGGTGGTGCACCTGGGGATGAGCGGCCAGATGCTCATCAAGGACGCCGAGGACATCGCTTCCCGATACGACGAGCCGCTTTCGCCCGAGGGGGCTGGCCTCGATGATAAGAACCTCCGCCACCTGCGCATCCGGGCCCGGCTCGACGACGGCCAGGAGCTGTGGTTCGTCGACCAGCGCACCTTCGGCTTCTGGCAGCCCAGCGACTTGGTGGAGACCTTCGACGGCGTGGTGCCCGAGGCGCTCGAGCACATCGCGCCCGACCTGCTCGACCGAAACCTCGACATCGCCGCGCTGGCCCGGAAGATGAAGCGGCGCAGGACGGAGATCAAAAAGCTGCTACTCGACCAGCAGGTGGTCTCCGGCATCGGCAACATCTACGCCGACGAGATGCTGTGGAAGGCGCAGGTCCACCCGCGGCAGAAGGCCAACCGCATGGCCATCCCCGCGCTGCAGTCGCTGTTGCTCGGCGGCATCGAGGTCATGACCGCGGCGCTGGCCAAGGGCGGGACCAGCTTCGACGAGCTCTACGTCAACGTCAACGGCCAGTCCGGCTACTTTGACGTCGAACTCAACGCCTACGGGCAGCAGGGGCTGCCGTGCCCGCGGTGCGGCACGCCGATCGTGCGCGAGCAGTTCACCAACCGCTCGAGCCACCTGTGCCCCAATTGCCAGCGGCTTCACTAG
- the smc gene encoding chromosome segregation protein SMC produces MYLKSLTLKGFKSFASATTLKFEPGICAVVGPNGSGKSNVVDALAWVMGEQGAKTLRGGKMEDVIFAGAGERKPLGRAEVTLTIDNSDGALPIEYREVSVTRRMFRDGASEYEINGSRARLMDIQELLSDSGIGREMHVIVGQGRLAQILESRPEDRRAYIEEAAGVLKHRRRKEKAQRKLVNMQANLDRLTDLTEELRRQLKPLARQAEAAKRAATVQADLRDARLKLAGHQLVELQEKLGSAQSRARILAEQVEEVTEQLEEATGIQLEAEDALAQATPAAEAAQQLWFDLSALAERVSATRRIASDRVDGLHIVAYQGPDPDELQARADRADAELAELEEKAEIASERLSGIREEVEERQAAAEEADREHLAQVRAIADRREGVVRLVAAEESQSAQVAAISEEIARQSEVVAESRTRTAAIEKELRGVEQTMGELEGDTEQRREEHVRATAEAEAAEQRLEQLRAQQREREREVSRLESRIETLESTVPRAPSGDGLGALGTWGRLSEHVTVKRGLELAAATALGGFAEALTGPVSGRLGEVAALGIARTTFVEEVPGKGWRMDVTLPAGASWLLDALTLGPQVEVALTRLLADVVVAPDAAAAREVVESDPRLRAVTRDGVLLGQGWAQVGQGGSSSVEITADIDAARGQLEVARAQLEELAGTFEGAQDAAREARVAAARTTAALRDQEAQVGALRRDQQRLAKQLESQMREHERIAARATDADVRLARAREQLEETRDRLSRVSDDEPDYEPSTAERDEAAAALAQIRAMEMEARLSLQSARDKADQVRGRGDGLRRQASHERQAKARHEQTMARRRAQAELAGVVAQKAAEVATLVADALARATSARDQAIAKRGSFATKVAAAKDAVGALRTQLARLTDNAHSMEIATSQAQVRMEEAQGKLVEQLGVPVADILRDYTPGPEFDLAAEKARLKQAEKDLAALGKVNPLALEEFKALEERYEFLSTQLADVEQARKDLNGVIDDVDARILQLFTDAWKDVEAEFPKVFSTLFPGGEGRLVLTDPSDMLATGIEVEARPPGKKVKRLSLLSGGEKSLTALAMLVAIFRARPSPFYVMDEVEAALDDVNLRRLIALFEELRRDSQLIVITHQKPTMDVANVLYGVTMRGDGVTRVLSQRMRAVEDHAPKASESEETAAKETGDV; encoded by the coding sequence GTGTATCTGAAGTCGCTGACGCTCAAGGGGTTCAAGTCCTTCGCGTCTGCGACGACCCTGAAATTCGAGCCCGGCATCTGCGCGGTCGTGGGGCCGAACGGCTCGGGCAAGTCCAACGTCGTCGACGCGCTGGCCTGGGTGATGGGCGAGCAAGGGGCGAAGACGCTGCGCGGCGGCAAGATGGAGGACGTCATCTTCGCCGGCGCGGGCGAGCGCAAGCCGCTGGGGCGCGCGGAGGTCACGCTCACCATCGACAACTCCGACGGCGCGCTGCCGATCGAGTACCGCGAGGTCTCGGTCACCCGCCGCATGTTCCGCGACGGCGCCAGCGAGTACGAGATCAACGGCTCCCGCGCCCGGCTCATGGACATCCAGGAGCTTCTGTCCGACTCCGGCATCGGCCGCGAGATGCACGTCATCGTCGGCCAGGGGCGGCTCGCGCAGATCCTCGAGTCGCGGCCGGAGGACCGCCGCGCCTACATTGAGGAGGCCGCGGGCGTGCTCAAGCACCGCCGCCGCAAGGAGAAGGCGCAGCGCAAGCTCGTCAACATGCAGGCCAACCTCGACCGCCTGACCGACCTCACCGAGGAGCTGCGCCGCCAGCTCAAGCCGCTGGCACGCCAGGCCGAGGCGGCCAAGCGTGCCGCCACCGTGCAGGCGGACCTGCGCGACGCCCGGCTCAAGCTCGCGGGGCACCAGCTGGTGGAGCTGCAGGAGAAGCTGGGCAGCGCCCAGTCGCGAGCCCGCATCCTCGCCGAGCAGGTCGAGGAGGTCACCGAGCAGCTGGAGGAGGCTACCGGCATCCAGCTGGAGGCCGAGGACGCGCTTGCGCAGGCGACCCCCGCCGCCGAGGCCGCGCAGCAGCTGTGGTTTGATCTCTCGGCGCTGGCCGAGCGCGTGTCGGCCACCCGCCGCATTGCCTCGGACCGCGTCGACGGGCTGCACATCGTCGCCTACCAGGGGCCCGACCCGGATGAGCTGCAGGCGCGCGCCGACCGCGCCGACGCCGAGTTGGCCGAGCTCGAGGAGAAGGCGGAGATCGCCAGCGAGCGGCTCTCTGGCATCCGCGAGGAGGTCGAGGAGCGGCAGGCCGCGGCCGAGGAGGCCGACCGTGAGCACCTGGCCCAGGTCCGCGCCATCGCCGACCGCCGCGAGGGCGTGGTGCGCCTCGTGGCGGCCGAGGAGTCGCAGTCCGCGCAGGTGGCCGCCATCTCCGAGGAGATCGCGCGGCAGTCGGAGGTCGTGGCGGAGTCGCGCACGCGGACCGCGGCGATCGAGAAGGAGCTGCGCGGCGTCGAGCAGACCATGGGGGAGCTGGAGGGGGACACCGAGCAGCGGCGCGAGGAACACGTGCGCGCCACCGCCGAGGCCGAGGCCGCAGAGCAGCGCCTCGAGCAGCTGCGCGCCCAGCAGCGCGAACGCGAGCGGGAGGTCTCGCGCCTGGAGTCGCGCATCGAGACGCTGGAGTCGACGGTGCCCCGCGCGCCGTCCGGCGACGGCCTCGGCGCGCTGGGCACGTGGGGCAGGCTCTCGGAACACGTGACGGTCAAGCGCGGGCTGGAGCTGGCCGCCGCTACGGCGCTCGGCGGCTTCGCCGAGGCGCTCACGGGCCCCGTGTCGGGGCGCCTAGGCGAGGTGGCCGCGCTGGGGATCGCGCGCACGACCTTCGTCGAGGAGGTACCGGGCAAGGGCTGGCGCATGGACGTCACGCTCCCGGCTGGGGCTAGCTGGCTCCTCGATGCGCTGACGCTTGGGCCGCAGGTCGAGGTGGCGCTCACGCGCCTGCTCGCCGACGTCGTGGTCGCGCCCGACGCCGCGGCGGCCCGCGAGGTGGTGGAGTCGGATCCTAGGCTGCGGGCCGTGACCCGCGACGGGGTGCTGCTCGGCCAGGGCTGGGCGCAGGTCGGCCAGGGCGGGTCCTCCTCGGTGGAAATCACCGCCGACATCGACGCCGCCCGCGGGCAGCTGGAGGTGGCCCGCGCGCAGCTCGAGGAGCTCGCCGGAACCTTCGAAGGAGCCCAGGACGCGGCCCGCGAGGCACGCGTCGCAGCCGCCCGCACGACCGCCGCGCTGCGCGACCAGGAGGCCCAGGTGGGCGCCCTGCGGCGCGATCAGCAGCGGCTGGCCAAGCAGCTGGAGTCGCAGATGCGCGAGCACGAGCGCATCGCGGCCCGCGCCACCGACGCCGACGTGCGGCTCGCCCGGGCCCGCGAGCAGCTGGAGGAGACCCGTGACCGGCTCTCGCGGGTCAGCGACGACGAGCCCGACTACGAGCCGTCCACCGCCGAGCGCGACGAGGCCGCTGCGGCGCTCGCGCAGATCCGCGCGATGGAGATGGAGGCGCGGCTGTCGCTGCAGTCGGCCCGCGACAAGGCCGACCAGGTCCGCGGCCGCGGCGACGGGCTGCGCCGCCAGGCCAGCCACGAGCGCCAGGCCAAGGCCCGCCACGAGCAGACGATGGCGCGCCGCCGCGCGCAGGCCGAGCTGGCCGGGGTCGTCGCGCAGAAGGCCGCCGAGGTGGCCACGCTCGTCGCCGACGCCCTCGCGCGGGCCACCTCGGCGCGGGACCAGGCGATCGCCAAGCGCGGCTCATTCGCCACGAAGGTCGCCGCTGCCAAGGACGCGGTGGGCGCCCTGCGCACGCAGCTCGCCCGGCTGACGGACAACGCGCACTCGATGGAGATCGCCACCAGCCAGGCGCAGGTGCGCATGGAGGAGGCCCAGGGAAAGCTGGTCGAGCAGCTCGGCGTGCCGGTCGCCGACATCCTGCGCGACTACACCCCGGGGCCCGAGTTTGATCTGGCCGCCGAGAAGGCGCGGCTCAAGCAGGCGGAGAAGGACTTGGCCGCGCTCGGCAAGGTGAACCCGCTGGCGCTGGAGGAGTTCAAGGCGCTCGAGGAGCGCTACGAGTTCCTCTCCACGCAGCTGGCCGACGTCGAGCAGGCGCGCAAGGACTTAAACGGCGTCATCGACGACGTCGACGCCCGCATCCTGCAGCTTTTCACCGACGCGTGGAAGGACGTGGAGGCGGAGTTTCCCAAGGTCTTTAGCACGCTCTTTCCGGGCGGCGAGGGCAGGCTCGTGCTCACCGACCCCTCCGACATGCTGGCCACCGGCATCGAGGTGGAGGCCCGCCCGCCGGGCAAGAAGGTGAAGCGGCTCTCGCTGCTGTCGGGCGGCGAGAAGTCGCTCACGGCGCTGGCGATGCTCGTGGCCATCTTCCGCGCGCGGCCCTCGCCGTTCTACGTCATGGACGAGGTCGAGGCGGCCCTCGACGACGTCAACCTGCGCCGGCTCATCGCCTTGTTCGAGGAGCTGCGGCGCGACTCCCAGCTCATCGTCATCACCCACCAAAAGCCCACGATGGACGTGGCCAACGTGCTCTACGGCGTGACGATGCGCGGGGATGGCGTCACGCGCGTGCTCTCGCAGCGCATGCGCGCGGTGGAGGATCACGCGCCGAAGGCGTCGGAAAGCGAAGAAACCGCAGCGAAGGAAACCGGCGACGTTTAG
- a CDS encoding DivIVA domain-containing protein: MYRVFEALDELVQNLEQAYGVPMTSNCMVPRNEMLALLDDLRNALPVEVDDAQDVLDKRDDIIRGAEDRAHEIVTSAQAEANDIVGRAQEEADHMLSDAENRAHVTVAKAEDEADRLVSTARRDSDDMVDRARSEAERLVASGNEQYQRSIDEGMAEQHRLVSEAEVVRRANEEAHRVVDAAHADSNRLRGECDQFVDDKLAEFEEALSATLRTVTRDRAALRRGAGVSGSGQASRGDYEN, encoded by the coding sequence ATGTACCGAGTCTTCGAAGCCCTTGATGAACTTGTCCAGAACTTGGAGCAGGCGTACGGCGTCCCCATGACCTCCAACTGCATGGTTCCCCGCAACGAGATGCTCGCGCTGCTGGACGACCTGCGCAACGCGCTGCCAGTCGAGGTCGATGACGCCCAGGACGTCCTCGACAAGCGCGACGACATCATCCGCGGCGCCGAGGATCGCGCGCACGAGATCGTCACCAGCGCGCAGGCAGAGGCCAACGACATCGTCGGCCGCGCCCAGGAGGAGGCGGACCACATGCTCTCCGACGCCGAGAACCGCGCGCACGTGACCGTGGCCAAGGCCGAGGACGAGGCCGACCGCCTGGTCTCCACCGCCCGCCGCGACTCCGACGACATGGTCGACCGCGCCCGCTCCGAGGCTGAGCGCCTCGTGGCCAGCGGTAACGAGCAGTACCAGCGCAGCATCGACGAGGGCATGGCCGAGCAGCATCGCCTGGTCAGCGAGGCCGAGGTCGTCCGGCGCGCCAACGAGGAGGCCCACCGCGTGGTCGACGCCGCCCACGCCGACTCCAACCGCCTGCGCGGGGAGTGTGACCAGTTCGTGGACGACAAGCTCGCGGAGTTCGAGGAGGCCCTCTCGGCCACGCTGCGCACGGTCACCCGCGACCGTGCGGCCCTGCGCCGCGGCGCGGGCGTCTCCGGCTCCGGCCAGGCGTCTCGCGGCGACTACGAAAACTAA
- the rnc gene encoding ribonuclease III — protein sequence MSKRKRPTGVDALKAATKKVDYGPLMASLGVEIPSDLLIHALTHRSFANENGHLPNNERLEFLGDAVLGLSVAGQLYEQYPTRPESDISKMRASIVSRYGLADIAREIELGQYILLGKGEIVTDGRDKDSILADTTEAILGAIYRTHGFEVARDVVLRLFKHKIDVASATGRHQDWKTTLQERLAERKLEMPIYEASSTGPEHDQTFTAVVFVQGQKLGEGQGTNKKLAEQAAAHVAVNALRDDLTFGHTPQATDS from the coding sequence ATGAGCAAGCGCAAGCGCCCGACCGGGGTGGATGCCCTCAAGGCTGCCACGAAGAAGGTCGACTACGGCCCGCTCATGGCCTCGCTCGGGGTGGAGATCCCCTCCGACCTGCTCATCCACGCGCTGACCCACCGGTCCTTTGCCAACGAGAACGGTCACCTGCCGAACAACGAGCGTCTCGAGTTCCTCGGCGACGCCGTGCTCGGGCTGTCGGTCGCGGGCCAGCTCTACGAGCAGTACCCGACCCGCCCGGAGAGCGACATCTCGAAGATGCGCGCCTCCATCGTCAGCCGCTACGGGCTGGCGGACATCGCCCGCGAGATCGAGCTCGGCCAGTACATCCTGCTGGGCAAGGGCGAGATCGTCACCGACGGCCGCGACAAGGACTCCATCCTGGCCGACACTACCGAGGCCATCTTGGGCGCGATCTACCGCACCCACGGCTTCGAGGTCGCGCGCGACGTGGTGCTGCGGCTGTTCAAGCACAAGATCGACGTGGCCTCGGCTACCGGCCGTCACCAGGACTGGAAGACCACGCTCCAGGAGCGGCTGGCCGAGCGCAAGCTCGAGATGCCCATCTACGAGGCCAGCTCCACCGGCCCCGAGCACGACCAGACCTTCACCGCGGTCGTCTTCGTTCAGGGTCAGAAGCTGGGGGAGGGGCAGGGCACCAACAAGAAGCTCGCCGAGCAGGCGGCGGCGCACGTCGCCGTCAACGCCCTGCGCGACGACCTCACCTTCGGCCACACGCCGCAGGCGACGGACTCCTAG